GTGCCGTTTGTAGTCAATCGGGCCGCGCTGGTCGGCCACCGGGTCGCAGGCTTCCGCGGCGATCCGTCCGGCCGCCACGAACAGTTCCTCCCGTGGCTGCTGGCCGCGGAGCAGTTCGGTTGCCCCGGCGACAGTGTGGTCGAGGCCGAGGGCGGTGAGCCCGACGGCGGCATCAGTAATAGTGCCATCTGCTGCGAGCGTCACGGACGCGCCGGCGGCGCCGACAGCCCAGTCGCCCACTCGTCGTTCGACCTTTTCGTAGGCGCTGCCCGCGCGGGGGCGGATGGGGAAGCGGAGCTCGCACAGCAGTTCGTCCTGGCCCACCGCCGTCTCATAGGGCCCTCGGTGGAAGTCGGCAATGGCCAGGACGCGCTCGCCGGCGGGTCCCCGGATCACGGCTTCGGCACCCAGCACGTCGCAGACCGTGGACAGGTCCTCGGCCGGATCGGCCTGGCAGAGCGATCCGCCGATGGTTCCTCTGTTGCGCACGACCGGATCGGCGATCACCGCTTCGGCGTCGCGGACGATCGGGAAGAGCGCCGCGATCTCGTCAGATTCCAGCAGGGTCGAGTGGCGCGTCAGGGCGCCGATACGAAGCGTGTCGCCGTCACGAAGGACGAAGTCGAGCTCGTAAAGGTCGTTGATGTCGATCAGCCATTCGGGCCGGGAGAGCCGGAGCTTCATCATCGGCAGGAGGCTGTGCCCCCCGGCGATGACCCGCGACTCCGGCCCGTGGCGGGAGAGGAGCTCCAGGGCGTTGTCCACGGAAGTGGCCCGCACGTAGTCAAAAGGAGCCGGAATCTGCATTGTTCCCACCTCACCCCGGGGCGCTGGCAACGTCGCGCAGCACCGATTTGGGGCAAGTCTTGCCTCACCTGATACGCAGTGTCAATATCGTCATAAGCGAAAGGTTATGACGCTGTGGCCATGACATTAAGCCAGCTCCGCACGTTCGCCCTGGTCGCCCGCCTGGGGTCGCTGCACGCTGCCGCGGAAACCCTCGGAGTCAGTGAACCGGCAGTTTCCGCGGCCCTGGCGGCGCTCCGGCTGGACCTTGGCGACCCGCTCTTTGTGCGTGCCGGAGGGGGCATCGCGCTCACGCCGGGGGGCCGCGCCCTGGCGGACTACGCCCAGGACATAGTCGGCATGGCAGACCAAGCGCGCTGGCAGGTGGCGAACGCCAAGAACGACGCCGGACGGCTGAGGATTGCATCGACCGCTCCCTTTGCCGAACACGCTGCCGGTCGGTTGCTGGATCTCTTCACCCAGCGTGTCCCCGGAGCTGCGGTGGACGTAGTGGTCGAGTCCGCCGACGATCTGGCCTCGCTGCTGCAGGAGCGCGCGTACGACATCGCCCTCGGCGCCCGGCCGAGGTCTCCGGCCGGCACCGTCGGCATCGGAGCGGGAATGGAGTGCGTTGCGTTCCTGCGCTACCAGCGTGTTTTGGTAGCGGCGGCGGTACATCCGCTGGCCCGGCTGCACGGACCGGTTACGGCGGCCCGGTTGCTGGACCGGCCCTGGTTCGCCGGTCCGGCGGGGATCCAAAACAGCTCGGAGGAGGGCCGTTGGCTGGCCACGCTGGGAGTGGCGCCGGAGATCATCCGGCTCAGCAGCGAGACGGAGGCCCTGGCAGCGGTGCGGGCGGGGGAGGGCATCATGCTGGCGCTCGGCAACAATGTCCGAACCGAACTCCAGGGCGGCTCACTCGCCCGGGTACCCGTCGTCGGGACACCGGTCACCGGACTGTGGTGGGCGAGCACCCTGGACCACCGCCGGACCACCACCATGGCGCAGACGCTGCAGCGCTTCGCCGGAACCGCGGATGCGACTGCTGCGATGACGGCCCCCGGCGGTTCGAGGGGCTTGGAACGCCGGGGACCGAAGTTTCACGTCGCACTGTGGAGCTGAAGCTTCCCCGCCGGGTTTGACTGTCTCGCGTTGCGAAACACCGGGGTCGGTGCTAACCCTAGTGGGGGTAGATAATCACCCACCTACCGCTACGACGAGGAGCCATACATGACTTTGACCCGGGACGAAGACAGCTCACTGCGGCATTGGAGTGCCCGCCTGATTCAGGCGCTGCAGATTCTTGACCTGGAAGTAGACCACGAGAAAATCGTTCAAGTCGCAGACGAGTCACTCAAAGCCGTGGGGCCGCACGCCGATGCCGTCAGCGCATTCATCGTCGGATTCGCCGCGGGAACCGCTTCGACCGAGGGCCGCAAGGGGACCGATGAGGCCGTCCACGCCGCCGCCAACAAGGTTCTTGAGCTCTGTGAGCATGGCGAGTCGGGCGGACCCGACGAAGAGGGCTGGGCGAAGCGGGCACAATAGCCGCAGCAGCCGGCAAGCCAACACGGGAGCGGCTGCAAACCCCGTGGGAGCTGCGGGCAAACCCGCGGGACATGCCCACCCCTGGTTCCGGAGACTGGACATTGTTCCATGATGTCCAGTGGGCCCGGTCAGGGCTGGGCATGTCCCGCGGGAAAGCCTTCTACCGCAGCTGCGCCGCGCCGGATGCCGGCGAGCTCGAACTGTTCGCTGCCTGGTCCGGGCTGGGCTCAAGCCTGACGATAACGGCCTTGGACACCGGCGTGTTGCTGCCGTCGGCCGTATGGTCCAGGGGCACCAGCACGTTGGCCTCCGGGTAGTAGGCGGCGGCGCAGCCCCGTGCGGTCGGGTAGGACACCACGCGGAACTTCCGGATAATACGCTCCACGCCATCCCGGTACTCGCCCCGGATGTCAACCAACATTCCGTCGGCAAGGCCCAGCTCCACGATGTCGTCCGGGTTCACGAAGACCACATCGCGGCCCTTCTTGATACCCCGGTAGCGGTCATTGTGCCCGTAGATGGTGGTGTTGAACTGGTCATGGGAGCGCATGGTCTGCAGGATCAGGGTTCCCTCCGGCTTCTGCACGTGCTCCAGATCGTTGACAGTCAGCACAGCTTTGCCGGTCGGGGTGGGGAACGTCCGGGAATCCCGCGGTCCGTTCTCGAGAATGAAGCCACCTTCCTGCCTGATCCTGGTGTTGTAGTCCTCGCAACCGCCCACGACCTGCGAAATGTGGTCACGGACCAGGTCGTAGTTCTTCTCGAAGCCGTCCCAGTCGGCCTTGATCCGGTCCCCAACCAGCGCTTTGCCGAGCCGGCTGACAATCGCCGTCTCGGACAGCAAGTGGTGCGAGACCGGTTCAACGCTTCCCCAGGAAGGGTGCACGGCGCAGACGGTATCCTCCACGGAGACGAACTGCGGTCCGGACTCCTGGATGTCAATCTCCGTCCGGCCCATCGTGGGCAGGATCAGTGCCTCCGCGCCTGTCACAGCGTGGGAGCGGTTGAGTTTCGTGGATACCTGCACGGAAAGCTCAGTTCCCGCCATGGCCGCTTCGGTGGCGTTGGTGTCTGCCATGGCGCCTACAAAGTTTCCGCCGAGAGCCATAAAGAACCTGATCCCTCCATCGCGCATTTTGTTGATGGTTTCCACGGCGTCCACACCGTGTTCCCGGGGCGGTTCGAAGCCGAACTCATCGCCGAGGGCGTCCATAAAGGACTGCGGCATCTGCTCCCAGATACCCATGGTGCGGTCGCCCTGGACGTTGCTGTGCCCCCGGATAGGGGAGGCTCCGGCGCCGGGCTTGCCCATGTTTCCACGCAACAGCAGCAGGTTGATGATCTCCTTAATGGTTGCCACGCCCTTCTTCTGCTGCGTGATGCCCATGGCCCAGGTGATAATGACTTTCTCGGCTTTCAGGTAGCGCGACGCGAGTTCGTCAATTTCTTCGGTTCGCAGGCCGGTCGCAGCCAGGACCGCTCCCTCGTCTAGGTAGCTGAGGTGTTCCTTGAGCTCATCGAGTCCTTCGCAGTGCGCGGCCAGGAACTCGTGGTCCAGCACGGTGCCGGGGTTTTGTGCCTCAGCGTCGAGCACACGTTTGGAGATTGCCTGCAGCAGCGCCATGTCACCGCCGATGCGGATGTGCAGGAACTGGTCAGCGATTTCCGTGCCGCGGCCAACGATGCCTTTGACCTTCTGCGGGTTCTTGTAGCGGCGCAGCCCGGCCTCCGGCAGGGGATTGACAGCAACGATTTCGCCGCCGTTTTCCTTGCAGGCTTCCAGCTCGGTAAGCATCCGCGGGTGATTGGTGCCCGGGTTCTGGCCCATGATGATGATCAGGTCGGCATTGGCGTAGTCGTCGAAACTGACGGTTGCCTTGCCAATGCCGATGGTCTGGCCCATGGCCCAGCCCGAGGACTCGTGGCACATGTTGGAACAGTCCGGCAGGTTGTTCGTGCCATAGCCGCGGACCATCAACTGGTAGAGGAAGGCGGCTTCATTGGACGTGCGGCCGCTGGTGTAAAACGCTGCCTCGTCGGGTGAGTCCAGGCCCTTGAGCTTGTCCGCGACGATCCGGATCGCCTCCGGCCAGCTCACCGGCTTGTAGTGGTCCTCGCCGGCCGGTTTGTGGACGGGCTCGGTAAGCCGGCCCTGCATTCCCAGCCAGTATTCGGAGCGGGTCCGCAGTTCGCTGACGGAATGCTCCGCCCAGAACTCACTGCCAATGACCACCGGAGTCGCCTCCCAGGTGACAGCCTTTGCGCCGTTTTCACAAAACTCGAAGGTCTTGCGGTGCTTCGGGTCCGGCCACGCGCAGCTCGGGCAGTCGAAACCCTTCTTCTGATTCATCGCCAGAACGGTCTTGCGCGTCCGGTTCACACCCATGTGCTCGATGGCAGGCACCATGGAGTGCATCACTCCGGGGATGCCGGCGGCCCAGTCCTTTGGACCGTCTCCGACCACGAGGTCCTTGTCGTCGTATTCCTCGACCTGGGGGTTCTTGCTGGTCACGTGAACTTCCCTTCTGCAACCACCGCCTGTTTAGGCTGCGCTTCACTGATACCAAGCAGACTACCTTTTTGTCCTGAGACGGGCCTAGTAGTTGGCCCGGAGCGCCGGAAGGAATTCACCGTCGACGGCGGCGCCGCGGTTACGTAGCATGTGCGGTAGGCGGTGCGGCCAAAGTGAATCAGGGAGAGCCGGCCCGAATCCGAAAGGGTCTTAGATGCCGGAGCAAAAGGTAACGCTGGCGGGCTTCACCGAGTCGACCTTCAGCCACGGCGGCATCCACCACCAGGTGTTCCGGGCGGGAGCGGGCCCGGCGGTGGTCCTGATCCACGAGGTCCCCGGGATCCACCCGGGCGTGTTGGACCTGGCGCGCAGGCTGATCGAGAGCGGATTCACGGTCTATCTTCCTTCCATGTTTGGGCGTCCCGGCGGAAAAGCGGGTGAGGGAATTGTGAAGTCAATAGCGAAAGTATGCGTCTCGCGCGAATTCGCCGTCCTGGCGAACCGGAGCAGTCCCGCCACAGGTTGGCTGTGCGCCCTTGCCGCTACCGCCCATCAGGAGTGCGGGGGTCCCGGCGTCGGGGCGATCGGCATGTGCATGACCGGAAGCTTCGCGCTGGCCATGGCCCTGGAACCCGCAGTCCTCGCCCCTGTTATGAGCCAGCCAGCGCTGCCCGCGGGCCTGACGGCACGGCGGCGGGCCGCTGTAGGTTTGGACGACGTCGAACTGGACCGGGTGAAGGACCGGACCAGCCAGGGGCTGCGGCTCCTCGGATTGCGGTTCAGCAACGACCGGGCGTGCCCGGCAGAGCGATTCGAAACCATGCGGCGCGAATTCGGCGGGAGCTTCGAAGGGATAGAAATCGATTCCTCGCCGGGCAACCCGCTCGGAATCGCCCAGTCCGCACATTGTGTGCTGACCGTGGACCTGGTGGACACCCCGGGCCACCCGACCAGGGCGGCCCTTGACCGGACCATCGAATTCATCAGCGAGCGCCTGCTCCCGGGCCGTGCCGGTATTACAACACCCAATGAGGGGCCATGAAACTGCGCACAGCCGTGTGGACCGCAGCAGCGACCGCCGCCACGGCAGCGGCCGGGGGCCTAGCCACCGATCCGGACAGCCGCTGGTACCGGGGGCTGCGGAAACCGGGCTGGCAGCCGCCGGTTATAGCCTTTCCAGTGGTCTGGACTGCCCTCTATGCGGATCTCGCGGTCAGTTCCGCCGCCGCCCTGGACAGCGGCGAGGCGGAGGATCCGCCAGACGGCAGCATCGCAGCGGCGGAGACCCGTGCCTACCGGGGCGCCCTGGCAGTCAACTTGGTTCTTAACGCGACATGGAGTTGGCTTTTCTGGCGTGCCCGCCGGCCGTGGCTGGCAGCGGCGGAATGCGCTGTGCTGACCGCAAGCAGCGCCGATCTGGTGCGTCGTACATATCAATTGAACCGCGGTGCAGGCGTGGCCCTGGCCCCCTACGCGTTGTGGTGTGGGTTCGCCGCCGTCCTGTCGGCGGCTATCGCGCGTCTCAATCCTGGTGCGGCCGGCGGCCGGCAGTAATCCTTCGCCTCAGCGCACTGCCGCGAGGGTGTCCCGGATCTCGCGGCGCAGGACCTTGCCGATCAGCGAGCGGGGGAGCGTCTCAAGGACCACCACCCGGCGGGGTACCTTGTAGGCGGTCAGGTGTTTCCGGGCAAAGACCAGGAGCGAGTCGGTGTTAATGCTGGTGCCGGCGGCCGGCACGACTGCGGCGACCACGTCCTCGCCGCCGCCGGCGCGGGGCAGTCCGACGACGCAGACTTCGGCAACCCCCGGGAACGTGGCCATGACGTCTTCAACTTCGCTGGGCGAGACATTAAAGCCCCCGGTGATGATGAGTTCCTTGATCCGGTCACGAATGGTCACGAAGTAGTCCTCGTCCACGGAGACGATGTCTCCGGTACGGAACCAACCGCCGTCGAGCAGGGCCTCCTCGGTCTCCACCGGCCGGTTCCAATAGCCGGCGAATACCTGCGGACCGCGGATCAGCAGTTCACCCTCCTCGCCCGCCGCACGGTCCAGCGCGACGTTCCTGGGATCCACCACCCGGATGTCGGTCAACGGGAAGGGTACCCCGACGGTGCCCGGCTTTCGGCTGGCGCCGAAAGGGTTGCCAATCGCGATCGGAGACGTTTCGGTGAGTCCGTAGCCCTCGATCAGGTAGCCGCCGGTCGCTTTTTCCCAGGTCTCCACGGTCGCCGTAGGCAGGTTCATCGCGCCGGAGATGGCAAAGCGGATGCTTCCCAGCCCAACGCCGCGTTCCGCCGCGGCCGCAGCGATCCGGTCGTAGATCGGCGGCACGGCCGGCAGGAAAGTCGCAGGGGACTTCTTGAGCGCCTTGAACACCAGATCGACGTCGAATTTAGGGAACAGGACCAGTTTCGCGCCGATACTCAAGGCAAACGTCATGCAGAGCGTCAGCCCGTAGGCATGGAACATCGGCAGCACCGCGTACACGGTCTCCCGGCCGTCCTTGAGCCCGGGCACCCAGGCCCTGCCCTGGGCGGCATTGGCTTGCAGATTGGCGTGGCTGAGCATGGCCGCTTTGGGCAACCCCGTGGTGCCGGAGGTGTACTGAAGGACCGCGACGTCCCGGGGTGCGGGGCGCGGATGATTCTTTTTGAGTCTGCCGGCGTCGAGGAGGTCCCGCCACGGCAGTACCGTTCGCGGGGCGGCTACGGGCCGGGCCTTCGGCTGCTTGCTGCCCACGGAGAGGGCGGCGCGGGCCTTACGGGCCGCCGGAACCGGAAGCCGCAGCGCCAGCCGCTGCAGCAGCGGCATCGCCGGAATGAGTTCCACCGAGACGATGCTGCGCAGCCCAACGTCGGCCGGCAACTGGCGGACCCGTTCCACCGCTTTATCCCAAACAATTGCGACGACGGCCCCGTGATCCTCGAACTGGTGGCGCAGCTCCCGGTCCGTGTACAGCGGATTGTGCTCGACCACAACGGCGCCCAGGCGCAGCACGGCATGGAAGGCAATGATGTGCTGCGGGCAGTTTGGCAGCACGAGGGCGACCCGGTCGCCGGCCTTGACGCCGAGCTTCTCCAGACCGGCGGCGGCCCGGCTGATCAGCGTGCCGAGCTCGCGGTAGCTGGTGCGGGCGCCGAAAAACTCCAGCGCGGTCTTCGACCCATAACGCCGCACCGACTTGTCCAGGAGGTCGACGAGCGAGCCTTTCGGGAGCGCCAGGCGGGACGGTACGCCCGGCCCGTACGCGCGGGTCCAGGGGCGTTCGCTCCACGGCTGCCCATGTTCCCGGGCAGTATCCGCCGAAGCTGGGCCGGTGGACGAGCTCGACGTCGATGTCTTTTTCATGATCAGTCCTTGCCACTGCAATCCACAGGTGTTCGCGCGCCAGGAGGCCCGCCCAAAAAATCCTACCGGTGCCTGCGCGGTGCGGCTGCCGCGCCCGTGACTTTTGGCCCTATGGCCGGCCGCGGTGCGGGCGGAAGCTGAGGCTACATCGCTTGCGCGGGTCAGCGCCGCCCCGTCGTGTTGATGCCGGTCATTCCAGGCGGGAACGGGAACACCATGACGCACCAGCAGCCAACCCTCCGCTTCCTCGGAGCCACGGATACCGTCACAGGTTCCCGCTACCTGCTGGAAGCCGGCGGTAAACTGGTCCTGGTGGACTGCGGACTCTTCCAGGGCTACAAACG
This genomic window from Arthrobacter sp. EM1 contains:
- a CDS encoding FdhF/YdeP family oxidoreductase → MTSKNPQVEEYDDKDLVVGDGPKDWAAGIPGVMHSMVPAIEHMGVNRTRKTVLAMNQKKGFDCPSCAWPDPKHRKTFEFCENGAKAVTWEATPVVIGSEFWAEHSVSELRTRSEYWLGMQGRLTEPVHKPAGEDHYKPVSWPEAIRIVADKLKGLDSPDEAAFYTSGRTSNEAAFLYQLMVRGYGTNNLPDCSNMCHESSGWAMGQTIGIGKATVSFDDYANADLIIIMGQNPGTNHPRMLTELEACKENGGEIVAVNPLPEAGLRRYKNPQKVKGIVGRGTEIADQFLHIRIGGDMALLQAISKRVLDAEAQNPGTVLDHEFLAAHCEGLDELKEHLSYLDEGAVLAATGLRTEEIDELASRYLKAEKVIITWAMGITQQKKGVATIKEIINLLLLRGNMGKPGAGASPIRGHSNVQGDRTMGIWEQMPQSFMDALGDEFGFEPPREHGVDAVETINKMRDGGIRFFMALGGNFVGAMADTNATEAAMAGTELSVQVSTKLNRSHAVTGAEALILPTMGRTEIDIQESGPQFVSVEDTVCAVHPSWGSVEPVSHHLLSETAIVSRLGKALVGDRIKADWDGFEKNYDLVRDHISQVVGGCEDYNTRIRQEGGFILENGPRDSRTFPTPTGKAVLTVNDLEHVQKPEGTLILQTMRSHDQFNTTIYGHNDRYRGIKKGRDVVFVNPDDIVELGLADGMLVDIRGEYRDGVERIIRKFRVVSYPTARGCAAAYYPEANVLVPLDHTADGSNTPVSKAVIVRLEPSPDQAANSSSSPASGAAQLR
- a CDS encoding xanthine dehydrogenase family protein subunit M; its protein translation is MQIPAPFDYVRATSVDNALELLSRHGPESRVIAGGHSLLPMMKLRLSRPEWLIDINDLYELDFVLRDGDTLRIGALTRHSTLLESDEIAALFPIVRDAEAVIADPVVRNRGTIGGSLCQADPAEDLSTVCDVLGAEAVIRGPAGERVLAIADFHRGPYETAVGQDELLCELRFPIRPRAGSAYEKVERRVGDWAVGAAGASVTLAADGTITDAAVGLTALGLDHTVAGATELLRGQQPREELFVAAGRIAAEACDPVADQRGPIDYKRHLADELTRRVLRQACARAAQTQEG
- a CDS encoding TspO/MBR family protein translates to MKLRTAVWTAAATAATAAAGGLATDPDSRWYRGLRKPGWQPPVIAFPVVWTALYADLAVSSAAALDSGEAEDPPDGSIAAAETRAYRGALAVNLVLNATWSWLFWRARRPWLAAAECAVLTASSADLVRRTYQLNRGAGVALAPYALWCGFAAVLSAAIARLNPGAAGGRQ
- a CDS encoding long-chain-fatty-acid--CoA ligase, yielding MKKTSTSSSSTGPASADTAREHGQPWSERPWTRAYGPGVPSRLALPKGSLVDLLDKSVRRYGSKTALEFFGARTSYRELGTLISRAAAGLEKLGVKAGDRVALVLPNCPQHIIAFHAVLRLGAVVVEHNPLYTDRELRHQFEDHGAVVAIVWDKAVERVRQLPADVGLRSIVSVELIPAMPLLQRLALRLPVPAARKARAALSVGSKQPKARPVAAPRTVLPWRDLLDAGRLKKNHPRPAPRDVAVLQYTSGTTGLPKAAMLSHANLQANAAQGRAWVPGLKDGRETVYAVLPMFHAYGLTLCMTFALSIGAKLVLFPKFDVDLVFKALKKSPATFLPAVPPIYDRIAAAAAERGVGLGSIRFAISGAMNLPTATVETWEKATGGYLIEGYGLTETSPIAIGNPFGASRKPGTVGVPFPLTDIRVVDPRNVALDRAAGEEGELLIRGPQVFAGYWNRPVETEEALLDGGWFRTGDIVSVDEDYFVTIRDRIKELIITGGFNVSPSEVEDVMATFPGVAEVCVVGLPRAGGGEDVVAAVVPAAGTSINTDSLLVFARKHLTAYKVPRRVVVLETLPRSLIGKVLRREIRDTLAAVR
- a CDS encoding DUF6457 domain-containing protein — protein: MTLTRDEDSSLRHWSARLIQALQILDLEVDHEKIVQVADESLKAVGPHADAVSAFIVGFAAGTASTEGRKGTDEAVHAAANKVLELCEHGESGGPDEEGWAKRAQ
- a CDS encoding LysR family transcriptional regulator, which produces MTLSQLRTFALVARLGSLHAAAETLGVSEPAVSAALAALRLDLGDPLFVRAGGGIALTPGGRALADYAQDIVGMADQARWQVANAKNDAGRLRIASTAPFAEHAAGRLLDLFTQRVPGAAVDVVVESADDLASLLQERAYDIALGARPRSPAGTVGIGAGMECVAFLRYQRVLVAAAVHPLARLHGPVTAARLLDRPWFAGPAGIQNSSEEGRWLATLGVAPEIIRLSSETEALAAVRAGEGIMLALGNNVRTELQGGSLARVPVVGTPVTGLWWASTLDHRRTTTMAQTLQRFAGTADATAAMTAPGGSRGLERRGPKFHVALWS
- a CDS encoding dienelactone hydrolase family protein; translation: MPEQKVTLAGFTESTFSHGGIHHQVFRAGAGPAVVLIHEVPGIHPGVLDLARRLIESGFTVYLPSMFGRPGGKAGEGIVKSIAKVCVSREFAVLANRSSPATGWLCALAATAHQECGGPGVGAIGMCMTGSFALAMALEPAVLAPVMSQPALPAGLTARRRAAVGLDDVELDRVKDRTSQGLRLLGLRFSNDRACPAERFETMRREFGGSFEGIEIDSSPGNPLGIAQSAHCVLTVDLVDTPGHPTRAALDRTIEFISERLLPGRAGITTPNEGP